One Bradyrhizobium sp. CCGB12 genomic window carries:
- a CDS encoding LysR family transcriptional regulator, translated as MDRLLQLEVFSKTAELGSLSKAAEILRMSNAAASRHLSALEDRLAVRLIERNTRRQWLTEAGQELLQRCSTLLNELAEAEDAVSDRALSPKGMLRVTSSLSFAMIYLAPMLPAFRALYPDLSVQIISANRYLDFIEAGIDVAIRTREHEPDSNIIVRRIGQMHRVLAAAPSYLEKHGRPEHPADLARHNMLIYNLANDPYSLRLSQGSTTQTVRIAPTLDSNDGQIICGAARAGLGILIQPLYIVQGDIAAGRLVPVLMGWELPLLTMNIAYQNRVRLPAKIRVFSDFLVSHIREHSEPGIWIDAAK; from the coding sequence ATGGACCGTCTGCTCCAACTCGAGGTCTTCTCCAAAACCGCTGAACTCGGCAGTCTTTCCAAAGCTGCCGAAATCCTGCGGATGTCGAACGCGGCCGCCAGCCGTCATCTCAGCGCGCTGGAGGATCGCCTCGCGGTCCGGCTGATCGAGCGCAACACGCGCCGGCAATGGCTGACCGAAGCGGGGCAGGAACTCCTGCAGCGTTGCAGCACGCTCTTGAACGAGCTCGCCGAGGCCGAGGACGCTGTCTCCGACCGCGCGCTATCGCCGAAGGGCATGCTGCGCGTGACGAGCTCGCTGTCCTTCGCGATGATCTATCTCGCGCCGATGCTGCCGGCCTTCCGCGCGCTCTATCCTGATCTCAGCGTGCAGATCATCAGCGCCAACCGCTATCTGGACTTCATCGAGGCCGGCATCGACGTTGCGATCCGCACGCGCGAGCACGAGCCGGATTCCAATATCATCGTCCGCCGCATCGGCCAGATGCATCGCGTGCTCGCGGCGGCTCCGTCCTACCTGGAGAAGCACGGCCGGCCGGAGCATCCCGCCGATCTCGCCCGCCACAACATGCTGATCTACAATCTCGCCAATGATCCCTATTCGCTCCGGCTGAGCCAGGGCAGCACGACGCAGACGGTCCGGATCGCGCCGACGCTCGACAGCAATGACGGCCAGATCATCTGTGGTGCAGCGCGCGCAGGGCTCGGCATCCTGATCCAGCCGCTTTACATCGTGCAGGGCGATATCGCGGCAGGCCGGCTGGTGCCCGTCCTGATGGGGTGGGAGCTGCCGCTGCTCACCATGAACATCGCTTATCAAAATCGTGTCCGGCTGCCCGCCAAGATCAGGGTCTTTTCAGACTTCCTGGTCAGCCACATCCGCGAGCATTCGGAGCCGGGGATCTGGATCGACGCGGCGAAGTGA
- a CDS encoding Dabb family protein, translating to MSGPIRHIVMWRLRGETPEERSAARVKVKTLFEGLKGRIDGLTHIEVGMDVSAVDYACDVVLFSEFTDQAALSAYANHPEHLRVREALGDLRIGRFQVDYPIKETGA from the coding sequence ATGTCGGGCCCGATCAGGCACATCGTGATGTGGCGGCTGCGCGGGGAGACCCCCGAGGAGCGCTCCGCCGCCCGGGTCAAGGTCAAGACCCTGTTCGAGGGCCTCAAGGGCCGAATCGACGGCCTCACCCATATCGAAGTCGGCATGGACGTCAGCGCGGTCGACTACGCCTGCGACGTGGTGCTGTTCTCCGAATTCACCGACCAGGCCGCGCTCAGCGCCTATGCCAACCACCCGGAACATCTGCGCGTGCGCGAGGCGCTGGGCGACTTGCGGATCGGACGCTTCCAGGTCGATTATCCCATCAAAGAGACCGGCGCATGA
- a CDS encoding maleylacetate reductase, translating into MIGSFTFENLPCRVVFGSGTLASAKAEVERLGGKRALVLTTPQQEAQGKSLGTALGPHYAGIFPGATMHTPVEVTERALAAMKACDADCVVSLGGGSTTGLGKALALRTGVNQLCIPTTYAGSEMTPIVGQTENGLKTTVRDAAVLPETVIYDVDLTLTLPASLAATSGINAIAHAVEALYARDSNPVTSLMAEEGIRALARALPAIAAKSDDREARTEALYGAWLCGVCLGTVGMALHHKLCHTLGGTFDLPHAETHTIVLPHALAYNAPAVPDAMARVARAIGAADASQGLFELAKRLGAKLALRDVGMPENGIDKAADLAVTNAYWNPRPLERNAIRDLIARAWAGEPPVTIKAAA; encoded by the coding sequence ATGATCGGTTCGTTCACCTTTGAAAACCTGCCCTGCCGCGTCGTGTTCGGCAGCGGAACGCTTGCCTCCGCCAAGGCTGAAGTCGAGCGGCTCGGCGGCAAGCGCGCGCTGGTGCTGACGACGCCGCAGCAAGAGGCGCAGGGCAAGAGCCTAGGAACCGCGCTCGGCCCGCACTATGCCGGCATCTTCCCGGGCGCCACCATGCATACGCCGGTCGAGGTCACGGAACGTGCACTCGCGGCGATGAAGGCGTGCGATGCCGACTGCGTCGTCTCGCTCGGCGGCGGCTCGACCACCGGCCTCGGCAAGGCGCTCGCCTTACGCACCGGCGTCAACCAGCTCTGCATTCCCACCACCTATGCCGGCTCGGAGATGACGCCGATCGTCGGCCAGACCGAGAACGGGTTGAAGACCACGGTGCGCGACGCCGCCGTGCTGCCGGAGACCGTGATCTACGATGTCGATCTGACCTTGACGCTGCCGGCGAGCCTGGCCGCGACATCCGGCATCAACGCGATCGCCCATGCGGTGGAAGCGCTCTATGCGCGCGATTCCAATCCCGTGACCTCGCTGATGGCGGAAGAAGGCATCCGCGCGCTGGCCCGCGCCCTGCCCGCCATCGCTGCCAAGAGCGACGACCGCGAGGCGCGCACCGAAGCACTCTATGGCGCATGGCTGTGCGGCGTCTGCCTCGGCACGGTCGGCATGGCGCTGCATCACAAGCTCTGCCACACGCTCGGCGGCACCTTCGATCTGCCGCACGCCGAAACGCACACCATCGTGCTGCCGCATGCGCTGGCCTACAACGCACCGGCCGTGCCCGACGCGATGGCGCGCGTCGCGCGCGCGATCGGCGCGGCCGATGCATCGCAAGGACTGTTCGAACTTGCGAAGCGACTGGGTGCGAAGCTCGCGCTACGCGACGTCGGCATGCCCGAGAACGGAATCGACAAGGCGGCCGATCTTGCGGTGACAAACGCCTACTGGAATCCGCGTCCGCTCGAACGAAACGCCATTCGTGACTTGATCGCGCGCGCCTGGGCCGGCGAGCCGCCTGTTACCATCAAAGCTGCGGCTTGA
- a CDS encoding amidohydrolase family protein: MRRTLIKSATVISMDDAIGDLNTGDVLVEGNRIVDVRPSIDVAADTEIVEGTGRIVIPGLINAHMHTWQTGLRGYAANWTLLEYFRRMHAGLATVFRPDDIHIATLVGALNQINCGTTTLVDWCHNNPTPDHTDAAVRGLIESGIRAAFFHGSPKPEPKPGEPHFSEVPHPRREVERLLAGPLADRDGLVTLGLAILGPHYSTLDVAMHDFRLARELKLIASMHQGGGPAKTPGGWEKLIEAGLVGAGVNIVHGNDLPDELLGRMVDLGVSFSVTPENEMIQGHGFPITGRLLKRGVRPTIGIDLESVLAGDLFSAARVALSMQRALDNAESRQASGTIPATTTIPVREALRWITTEGARMLGREHQIGSLTPGKLADLVIINASDLNLFPVHDPVATVVMQTSLANIDAVMIGGAWKKRNGQLLVDGLETKKKLLAQSGQRLVRDIERQGRAA, encoded by the coding sequence ATGCGGCGCACGCTGATCAAATCCGCCACCGTCATCAGCATGGATGACGCGATCGGCGATCTCAACACCGGCGACGTGCTGGTCGAGGGCAATCGCATCGTCGATGTGCGCCCATCGATAGACGTCGCAGCCGACACCGAGATCGTCGAGGGTACCGGCCGCATCGTCATCCCCGGCCTGATCAACGCGCACATGCACACCTGGCAGACGGGCTTGCGCGGCTATGCCGCGAACTGGACGCTGCTCGAATATTTCCGTCGTATGCATGCCGGGCTCGCGACCGTGTTCCGGCCCGATGACATCCACATCGCAACCCTCGTCGGCGCGCTGAACCAGATCAATTGCGGCACGACCACACTCGTTGACTGGTGCCACAACAACCCGACGCCCGATCATACCGACGCCGCCGTACGAGGCCTGATTGAGAGCGGCATCCGCGCCGCCTTCTTCCACGGCTCGCCGAAGCCCGAGCCGAAACCGGGTGAGCCGCATTTCTCAGAAGTGCCGCACCCGCGCCGCGAGGTCGAGCGGCTGCTCGCAGGTCCCCTTGCCGATCGCGACGGCCTCGTCACGCTGGGGCTCGCCATTCTCGGCCCACACTATTCGACCCTCGACGTCGCCATGCACGATTTCCGCCTGGCGCGCGAGCTCAAGCTGATCGCATCGATGCACCAGGGCGGCGGTCCGGCCAAGACGCCTGGCGGCTGGGAAAAGCTGATCGAGGCGGGTCTCGTCGGGGCCGGCGTCAACATCGTGCATGGTAACGACCTGCCCGATGAACTGCTCGGCCGGATGGTCGATCTCGGTGTGTCGTTCTCGGTGACGCCGGAGAACGAGATGATCCAGGGCCATGGCTTTCCCATCACCGGACGCCTCCTAAAGCGCGGCGTTCGGCCGACGATCGGCATTGATCTCGAATCCGTGCTGGCCGGCGATCTCTTCTCCGCCGCCCGCGTGGCGCTTTCGATGCAGCGGGCGCTCGACAATGCGGAGTCGCGGCAAGCGAGCGGCACGATTCCGGCGACAACCACAATTCCCGTGCGCGAAGCGCTGCGCTGGATCACAACAGAGGGCGCCCGCATGCTCGGCCGCGAGCACCAGATCGGCTCGCTGACCCCGGGCAAGCTCGCCGACCTCGTCATCATCAACGCCTCCGACCTCAACCTCTTCCCGGTGCACGATCCCGTCGCAACCGTCGTGATGCAGACCAGCCTCGCCAACATCGATGCCGTCATGATCGGCGGCGCCTGGAAGAAGAGGAATGGCCAATTGCTGGTCGACGGGCTGGAGACGAAGAAGAAGCTGCTCGCACAATCCGGCCAGCGACTGGTGCGAGACATCGAACGACAGGGACGCGCTGCCTGA
- a CDS encoding NAD(P)-dependent oxidoreductase, translating into MTDISKKVAFIGIGKMGLPMSMLVAKAGYAVTAFDQSAARTNEARAQGISIAASPAEAVSGKTAVVTSLPDDAALRGALLDTTGLIAAMTPGAVLIETSTVSVEASSEVAAAAQARGITYLRSPVSGNASIVHTGALTCFVSGPKEAFENTKPLFATFTRAQTYLGPGEEARYAKLSVNLMIAVSAAMMAESLALARKGGIAWQDILKVLDDSAVASPMVKYKTAPLRTRDFESTFSCRQMAKDLDLILGAGHAVGVPLQLAAQVRETYGSLVAQGDGDTDFIATVKHLERLSGLGEPKL; encoded by the coding sequence ATGACAGACATTTCGAAAAAGGTCGCTTTCATCGGGATCGGCAAGATGGGCCTGCCGATGTCGATGCTCGTCGCCAAAGCCGGCTATGCCGTCACCGCGTTCGACCAGAGCGCGGCGCGGACCAACGAGGCGCGCGCGCAAGGCATCTCGATTGCCGCTTCGCCGGCCGAGGCCGTGAGCGGCAAGACGGCTGTCGTCACGTCCCTGCCTGATGACGCTGCCTTGCGCGGTGCGCTGCTTGACACCACCGGCCTCATCGCCGCGATGACGCCGGGAGCTGTTCTGATCGAAACCAGTACCGTGAGTGTCGAGGCCTCGAGCGAAGTTGCGGCCGCAGCCCAGGCGCGCGGAATCACCTATCTTCGCTCGCCGGTCTCCGGCAATGCCAGCATCGTGCACACGGGCGCGCTGACCTGCTTCGTATCAGGACCCAAAGAAGCCTTCGAGAACACAAAGCCGCTATTCGCAACATTCACCCGCGCACAGACCTATCTCGGGCCCGGCGAAGAGGCCCGCTACGCAAAACTCTCGGTCAATCTGATGATCGCGGTATCGGCGGCGATGATGGCCGAGAGCCTAGCGCTGGCGCGCAAGGGCGGCATCGCCTGGCAGGACATCTTGAAGGTGCTCGACGACAGCGCGGTGGCCTCTCCGATGGTGAAGTACAAGACCGCGCCGCTGCGGACCCGCGATTTCGAGTCCACCTTCTCCTGCAGGCAGATGGCCAAGGACCTCGATCTCATCCTCGGCGCCGGCCATGCCGTTGGCGTGCCACTTCAGCTCGCAGCCCAGGTGCGCGAGACCTATGGATCGCTGGTCGCACAAGGCGACGGCGATACCGACTTCATCGCGACCGTCAAACATCTGGAACGGTTGTCCGGGCTCGGCGAACCCAAACTCTGA
- a CDS encoding intradiol ring-cleavage dioxygenase, producing MRNFNENTITDAVLGRIAGATDPRIKQVSEALVRHLHAFVREVRPTQKEWEYGIDFLTRTGHMCDDKRQEFILLSDTLGVSMLVDAINHPVPEGATETTVLGPFFVQAAPEKDSGADISGPMEGDPMLVSGSVSTVDGKPLAGAIVDVWHSDDDGYYDVQQLDDIGDLAMRARFHTDASGRFHFWSIKPAAYPIPHDGPVGEMLEVQGRHPWRPAHVHFMISAPGFEQLVTHVFVAGDQYLDSDVVFGVKDSLIREFVRQPAGRAPDGRMVDSAYFHLNYDFGLKQLASNARAA from the coding sequence ATGCGTAACTTCAACGAGAACACGATCACGGACGCGGTGCTGGGGCGGATCGCGGGCGCCACCGACCCGCGTATCAAGCAGGTCAGCGAGGCCTTGGTACGCCATCTTCACGCTTTCGTCCGCGAGGTGCGGCCGACCCAGAAGGAATGGGAATACGGCATCGATTTCCTGACCCGCACCGGGCACATGTGCGACGACAAGCGCCAGGAGTTCATCTTGCTGTCGGATACGCTCGGCGTCTCCATGCTGGTCGATGCCATCAACCATCCGGTGCCGGAAGGCGCAACCGAGACCACGGTGCTCGGCCCATTCTTCGTCCAGGCCGCGCCGGAGAAGGACAGCGGCGCCGACATCTCCGGCCCGATGGAGGGCGATCCGATGCTGGTCTCCGGCTCGGTCTCGACCGTCGACGGAAAGCCGCTTGCGGGCGCCATCGTCGACGTCTGGCATTCCGACGATGACGGCTATTACGACGTGCAGCAGCTCGACGACATCGGCGATCTCGCGATGCGCGCGCGCTTCCACACCGACGCTAGCGGCCGTTTCCATTTCTGGTCGATCAAGCCTGCGGCTTATCCCATTCCGCATGATGGCCCGGTCGGCGAGATGCTGGAGGTCCAGGGCCGCCATCCCTGGCGGCCCGCGCATGTGCACTTCATGATCTCGGCGCCCGGCTTCGAGCAGCTGGTGACCCACGTGTTCGTGGCCGGCGACCAATATCTCGATAGCGACGTGGTGTTCGGCGTCAAGGACAGCCTGATTCGGGAGTTCGTCCGTCAGCCCGCCGGCCGTGCGCCGGATGGTCGCATGGTGGACAGCGCGTATTTTCATCTCAACTATGATTTCGGCCTGAAGCAGCTCGCGAGCAACGCGAGAGCCGCTTAA
- a CDS encoding FAD-linked oxidase C-terminal domain-containing protein — MGPRVSTSILAERLNGMIGSRASVARGVLDQHGQSESHYRNLPPDIVVFPETTQEVAEIVKLCAGTGMPIVPFGAGTSLEGNAAAVAGGVCFDFARMNKVLTVHDSDMDVVVQPGITRKQLNAELRNTGLFFPIDPGADASIGGMTSTRASGTMAVRYGTMKDNVMALEVVLADGRVIRTAKRARKSAAGYDLTRMFVGAEGTLGVITEVTLKVHPVPQAISAAVCSFDTLHDAVDTAISVIQSAIPVARIELLDDVMMRGINAYAKLGYREAPTLFFEFHGSETSVAEQAEAAQAIAADHGGHGFAWAKAAEDRSRLWHARDNTLYAGLGLRPGARAVITDVCVPISRLAECLTETRRDADEHGFTAPIVGHVGDGNFHMLILIDPAKPEEAEGAKALQARMVARAIAMDGTCTGEHGIGLGKIDYLTDELGEAVDVMRQVKQALDPDGLMNPGKIFASGARA, encoded by the coding sequence ATGGGACCGCGGGTCAGCACAAGCATATTGGCCGAGCGCCTCAACGGCATGATCGGCTCGCGCGCGAGCGTCGCGCGCGGCGTGCTCGATCAGCATGGGCAGAGCGAGTCGCATTACCGCAACCTACCGCCCGACATCGTCGTCTTCCCCGAGACCACGCAGGAGGTCGCCGAAATCGTGAAACTGTGCGCCGGCACGGGCATGCCGATCGTCCCGTTCGGCGCCGGCACCTCGCTCGAAGGCAATGCGGCCGCCGTCGCCGGCGGCGTCTGCTTCGACTTTGCACGCATGAACAAGGTGCTGACAGTGCACGACAGCGACATGGATGTCGTGGTGCAGCCCGGCATTACGCGCAAGCAGCTCAATGCGGAGCTGCGCAATACAGGCCTGTTCTTCCCGATCGACCCCGGCGCCGACGCCTCGATCGGCGGCATGACGTCGACGCGTGCGTCCGGCACCATGGCCGTGCGCTACGGCACCATGAAGGACAACGTCATGGCGCTCGAGGTGGTGCTGGCCGACGGCCGCGTGATCCGGACCGCCAAACGCGCGCGCAAATCGGCCGCCGGCTACGACCTGACCCGCATGTTCGTGGGTGCCGAGGGCACGCTGGGCGTCATCACCGAGGTCACGCTGAAGGTGCACCCGGTGCCGCAGGCGATCTCGGCCGCGGTCTGCAGCTTCGATACCCTGCACGATGCCGTGGACACCGCCATCTCCGTGATCCAGTCCGCAATCCCGGTGGCACGCATCGAGCTGCTCGACGACGTCATGATGCGCGGCATCAACGCCTACGCCAAGCTCGGTTATCGGGAGGCCCCCACTCTGTTCTTCGAATTCCACGGCTCCGAAACCTCCGTCGCCGAGCAGGCCGAGGCCGCCCAGGCGATCGCCGCCGATCATGGCGGCCACGGCTTTGCCTGGGCCAAGGCCGCGGAAGACCGCAGCCGGCTCTGGCACGCCCGCGACAACACGCTCTATGCCGGCCTCGGCCTGCGACCCGGCGCACGTGCAGTAATCACCGATGTCTGCGTGCCGATCTCGCGGCTCGCGGAATGCCTGACCGAGACGCGCCGCGATGCGGACGAGCACGGCTTCACCGCGCCGATCGTCGGCCACGTCGGCGACGGCAATTTCCACATGCTGATCCTGATCGATCCGGCAAAGCCCGAGGAGGCCGAAGGCGCCAAGGCGCTCCAGGCCCGCATGGTCGCCCGCGCCATCGCCATGGACGGCACCTGCACCGGCGAGCACGGCATCGGGCTCGGCAAGATCGACTATCTCACCGATGAGCTCGGTGAGGCCGTGGACGTGATGCGGCAGGTCAAGCAAGCCCTCGATCCTGATGGACTGATGAATCCCGGAAAGATCTTTGCCAGCGGAGCGCGGGCATGA
- a CDS encoding sugar ABC transporter ATP-binding protein, which yields MSSAALAIEPSSPVPLLELRGISKEFPGVKALDDVSFAVYPGEVHMLLGENGAGKSSLMKVLCGAYRADAGEFYHKGEKVAISSTADAQKLGIAVIFQEFSLVPYLDIAQNIFLGREPKGRIPGTIDRRKILADARRVLSTIGFDIDPSTTVDKLGVAQQQMVEIAKAISQNARILVMDEPTAALSDRETELLFALIARLKADGVSIVYISHRMAEVFALGDRITVLRDGRRIDGVRPADVTPDQLVRMMVGRNVDMTYPRNFADKPGELLLEVKGLSSSTGISDINIEVRRGEIVGLCGLVGSGRSEVARAIFGADPVTSGEIVFDGKSISGEPDLAARRGIALIPESRKSEGLALLRSVSDNLVVSALRKLFPSGLFDQRRAQRTSDGLIRQLRIATPSARQTVGLLSGGNQQKVVIGKWLAAGSKLFIFDEPTRGIDIGAKSEIFALIDRLVAEGAAALMISSEQVEICHVCDRAYVMREGRIAGHLTRNELTEENIVRLGMHHA from the coding sequence ATGAGCAGCGCAGCATTGGCCATTGAGCCCTCCTCGCCCGTCCCGCTCCTTGAGCTGCGCGGCATCAGCAAGGAGTTTCCCGGCGTCAAGGCACTGGATGACGTGTCCTTTGCCGTCTACCCCGGCGAAGTCCACATGCTGCTGGGCGAGAACGGCGCCGGCAAGTCGAGCCTGATGAAGGTGCTGTGCGGCGCCTACCGCGCCGATGCCGGCGAGTTCTACCACAAGGGCGAGAAGGTCGCGATCTCTTCGACCGCGGATGCGCAGAAGCTCGGCATTGCCGTGATCTTCCAGGAATTCTCGCTGGTCCCCTATCTCGATATCGCCCAGAACATCTTCCTCGGACGCGAACCGAAGGGCCGCATTCCCGGCACCATCGACCGCCGCAAGATCCTGGCTGACGCCAGGCGAGTGCTCAGCACGATCGGCTTCGACATCGATCCTTCCACCACCGTCGACAAGTTGGGCGTGGCGCAGCAGCAGATGGTCGAGATTGCCAAGGCGATCAGCCAGAACGCCCGCATCCTCGTCATGGACGAGCCGACCGCGGCGCTGTCCGACCGCGAGACCGAGCTGCTGTTTGCGCTGATCGCGCGGCTGAAGGCCGACGGCGTGTCCATCGTCTACATCTCGCACCGCATGGCCGAGGTGTTCGCGCTCGGAGATCGCATCACCGTGCTGCGCGACGGCCGCCGCATCGACGGGGTCCGGCCCGCCGACGTCACGCCGGACCAGCTTGTCCGCATGATGGTCGGCCGCAATGTCGACATGACCTACCCGCGCAATTTTGCCGACAAGCCCGGCGAGCTGCTGCTGGAGGTCAAGGGCCTGAGCTCTTCGACTGGGATCTCCGATATCAACATCGAGGTGCGCCGGGGCGAGATCGTCGGCCTGTGCGGCCTGGTCGGCTCGGGCCGCAGCGAGGTCGCCCGCGCCATCTTCGGCGCCGATCCCGTGACGTCAGGTGAAATCGTCTTCGACGGCAAGTCCATTTCTGGCGAACCCGACCTTGCCGCCCGCCGCGGCATCGCGCTGATCCCGGAGAGCCGCAAGAGCGAAGGCCTCGCGCTGCTGCGCTCGGTGAGCGACAATCTGGTGGTGTCGGCGCTGCGAAAGCTGTTCCCGAGCGGGCTGTTCGATCAGCGCCGTGCACAGCGTACCTCCGACGGCCTGATCCGGCAGCTGCGCATCGCGACGCCCAGCGCGCGGCAAACCGTCGGGCTGCTCTCGGGCGGAAACCAGCAGAAGGTCGTGATCGGCAAATGGCTCGCGGCCGGTTCGAAACTGTTCATCTTCGACGAGCCGACACGCGGCATCGACATCGGCGCCAAGTCGGAGATCTTTGCCCTGATCGACCGCCTCGTCGCGGAGGGGGCGGCCGCCTTGATGATCTCGTCCGAGCAGGTCGAGATCTGCCATGTCTGCGACCGCGCCTATGTGATGCGCGAGGGGCGCATCGCAGGGCATCTGACCCGCAACGAACTGACCGAGGAGAACATCGTGCGACTGGGGATGCATCATGCGTGA
- a CDS encoding ABC transporter permease encodes MREAAVVAQPNPLQRIPGVAMVLVLLIALFSVIAPGFLSVANLSNVLVQSTILTMLALPMTLIIMTEGLDLSMGAVLTLTSLCVAIVSLATHSMLLGLGAGLLVGTAFGVANGWLVAILGIPPFVATLGTLGMAQGLSLIVSDGQSVVGIPHSVRDIYSATLLGIPVPIVMALVTYAVFHGLLYHTRFGTYIFALGGNREALRYAGLSPNKLLIAVYAIGGAMAGIAGLLMTARMNSGHPTAGLGLEFDAIAAVAVGGTSFERGNGWLLGTLLGVLSVGVLRNGLNLISLPSSVQVASVGVLVIVALFLDGLRSRA; translated from the coding sequence ATGCGTGAAGCCGCGGTCGTCGCTCAACCCAATCCGCTGCAGCGCATTCCCGGCGTTGCCATGGTGCTGGTGCTGCTGATCGCGCTGTTCAGCGTGATCGCGCCCGGCTTCCTGTCGGTCGCCAACCTCTCCAACGTGCTGGTGCAGTCGACCATCCTGACCATGCTCGCGCTGCCGATGACCTTGATCATCATGACCGAGGGGCTGGACCTGTCGATGGGTGCGGTGCTGACGCTGACCTCGCTCTGCGTCGCGATCGTGTCGCTCGCAACGCACTCGATGCTGCTGGGCCTAGGCGCCGGTCTGCTCGTCGGCACGGCGTTCGGCGTCGCCAACGGCTGGCTGGTTGCGATCCTCGGCATCCCGCCCTTCGTCGCGACGCTCGGCACGCTCGGCATGGCGCAGGGCCTGTCGCTGATCGTCAGCGACGGCCAGAGCGTGGTCGGCATCCCCCACAGCGTGCGCGACATCTATTCGGCGACGCTTCTCGGCATTCCCGTACCGATCGTGATGGCGCTGGTGACCTATGCAGTGTTTCACGGCCTGCTCTATCACACCCGCTTCGGCACCTACATCTTCGCACTCGGCGGCAACCGCGAGGCCCTGCGTTACGCCGGCCTCTCGCCGAACAAGCTGTTGATCGCGGTCTATGCGATCGGCGGCGCCATGGCCGGCATCGCGGGCCTCTTGATGACGGCGCGGATGAATTCCGGCCATCCCACCGCGGGCCTTGGGCTCGAATTCGATGCCATCGCGGCCGTCGCCGTCGGCGGCACCTCGTTCGAGCGCGGCAATGGCTGGCTGCTCGGCACCCTGCTCGGGGTCCTCTCAGTCGGCGTGCTCCGCAACGGGCTGAACCTGATCTCGCTGCCCTCCTCGGTGCAGGTCGCAAGCGTCGGCGTCCTCGTCATCGTTGCCCTGTTCCTCGATGGCCTCAGGAGCCGCGCATGA
- a CDS encoding ABC transporter permease — MTDITKNDIAPPRSFLSQDAIQVFYRLLAALLICAVLAVLSDSFLSLGNILNVLRQASLTFFIASGLTLVVLTAGLDLSVGANVALSACIAGTVIHTTGSPALGILTGLACGGIVGLLNGIMVTALRIPSFIATYGMLWVLNGLTYWYMAGETLHGFPAGFRQIGSGYLFGLPIPVYLLLVFLGVGTLFAQRTIWGQEIYAIGANPVAARLSGIPVARRLLLVYAVSGTMAGLASIIFLSRLNSAEADIGESLTLPAIAAVLIGGTSLFGGVGTVFGTFIGALILTLVLNGMNLLSVSANWQPLVTGIIVILAVWLDMKTRRRAQ; from the coding sequence ATGACCGACATCACCAAGAACGACATCGCGCCGCCCCGCTCCTTCCTCTCGCAGGATGCGATCCAGGTGTTCTATCGCCTGCTCGCAGCGCTCTTGATCTGCGCGGTGCTCGCCGTGCTCAGCGATTCCTTCCTGAGCCTCGGCAACATCCTCAACGTTCTGCGACAGGCAAGCCTGACCTTCTTCATCGCCTCCGGCCTGACGCTTGTGGTGCTGACCGCCGGCCTCGATCTTTCCGTCGGCGCCAATGTCGCGCTGTCGGCCTGCATCGCCGGCACCGTGATCCACACGACCGGCTCGCCGGCGCTCGGCATCCTCACCGGGCTTGCCTGCGGCGGCATCGTTGGTCTGCTCAACGGCATCATGGTCACCGCGCTCCGCATCCCCTCCTTCATCGCCACCTATGGCATGCTCTGGGTGCTGAACGGCCTCACCTATTGGTACATGGCGGGCGAGACCCTTCACGGCTTCCCGGCAGGCTTCCGCCAGATCGGCAGCGGCTATCTGTTCGGCCTGCCCATCCCGGTCTATCTGCTCCTGGTGTTCCTTGGCGTCGGGACGCTTTTCGCCCAGCGAACGATCTGGGGCCAGGAGATCTATGCAATCGGCGCCAATCCGGTCGCGGCCCGCCTCTCCGGCATTCCCGTGGCGCGCCGCCTTCTGCTGGTCTACGCCGTCTCCGGCACCATGGCTGGCCTTGCTTCGATCATCTTCCTGTCGCGGCTGAACTCGGCGGAGGCCGATATCGGCGAAAGCCTGACGCTGCCGGCGATCGCGGCCGTGCTGATCGGCGGCACCTCGCTGTTCGGCGGCGTCGGTACCGTGTTCGGCACCTTCATCGGCGCGCTGATCCTGACGCTGGTGCTGAACGGCATGAACCTCTTGTCGGTCAGCGCCAATTGGCAGCCGCTCGTCACCGGCATCATCGTCATTCTCGCGGTCTGGCTCGACATGAAAACCCGCCGCCGTGCGCAATGA